CCTAAGTAATGGTCCGtgtaagaactaggcaaaagAACAATAGGCCAGTGCAATAGCGGCAGTTATTTTTTAGGTGCTAATTtctctaatcaaattaaatttgaatgctctgattggtcaatagggcgaaaagcgcgaaatttgaattttagaaatgaatTAAGATAGTAAAAGAGTCATTcaaacaactttttattttgtctacTGCTCTGATATGTTGAAAACTATAACATATCTAAAATTTAGAGGATTTCTAGGCGCCAAACCAGAGCAAAGTTAAACTGAtataaaattacatgaaaatggCACAGGAATACATCAATCGGCGACCTTCTGAAAGACAGCTACTTCGGCTTTCACAAAGGAAATGTCAAAACTGTGATCGGAAACAGCAGTAATCCAAGCTCACATGGCGAACGCGCCAAAGCAGCGCGGTTTTATTTTGCCACCATAAAGAACAACAATTTCATAAAATCATGTCGGAGCGTTATCCTAATGGCCCGCATTTGAATAAAAAGACGATTGtccatacaaaaaaaattcatggatGTTCGGAGAATTCGGTTTGTTTCAGAAGAAGTTCTCTTGACAGTCTTACATGGAAGATATATTTGTAGTCTAAATATCTCCGCAAAACCTACTTTCATACTTAGAAAAAGTAAAGGAAACAGTTACAGTCAAACTTGCATGATCTTTCGTACCGGGTAACACTCAAAACTAGTGAGAGCTACATTTGTATTATATATTATAACTAAGCGGCTGCCGTCTTACAACTGTTGCGAAATTACAatcacaaatttcaattcgttCGTCTTAAGTTGCACTTAGCTCGACGAAACAGCCTAGATTGAAAACAAATCGAATTATAGAAGAGTAAAGATACACAAAATTCTGAAGTTTCGAAAAGGACAAAATAACTACACAGTCACATCATGCGGTAATGCGATAATTTATTGGGTTCAGCTTACCTCAATAAGCTCAAATCAGGCGGCTTCACATCGctttaagaaatttaatttatttctgtatAAAGAACAAATCTGTCGCTTCCACTCTTTGTGCCCAGCTTATCTCCACAATTACTCTGAATCATCACTGAATCAAAGCGATCTCCTCCTGACAACATAAACAACTGCTTCGGTCCTACTTGTCCACATGGCCACTCGACGACATGTTGAGGACAGCTGCAAACGCTGCTGCAGTAGGAATTTCACGATCACTCCGATGATAAAATACATTGaataaaagcaataaacaaTCGATAAAGGGAAATATGTAGATTTCGATGAAATTGACGACATTTCTTTgggcaaaagacaaatttcctcACATCTCTAGTGTCGCATCCAAGATGGTTCACAACAAGGTCACGCGCGTGTTGCACgttttccgctctaacttttgattggcgCACACAACAATGCTGAAACTTGGCCGTGAGGTAAAAGACAGGAGAATGGggaaataaagctaaaaaaaagttgtttttgtcacgtttttcttggttttttcgtcgatttttggatttcagccaatcagaacccaccatttaattgaaattaaaaattaaaagttaacaCCTTTTAATCGATTTTGCGTTCTGCCTGCCTAGTTCTTACGTGGACCATTACATAATGGCTATGGGTGggcggcccaagctcagtgTGTGAGTTTAACCATTAACACATGTAGTTTCATATTGGGTAATTTAAAATGGCTTTGAATATATTAacgatttgtatgggaattcaggtaaaagattcaAATCGATAAATACTCGCTAGAATGTTTCTATAAAATACAGCTTACCGTAtttactttgcttgtttttgtttgctgtgtaGTTATTTCGCTTAAATGgcaatggatcggaaaaataaccacacagcaaacaaaaacaagcaaagtaaaTACGGTAAGCTGTATTTTATTAAACATTCTAGCTAGTATTTATCGATTtgaatcttttacctgaattcccatacaaatcctttatattcACGGCCATTTTAAATTACGCAATATGAAACTACATGTGTTAATGATTAAAGTCACAcactgagcttgggccgcctgtgcccCTTCCCTTATCTGAAGCTCTGTATCCGCCACTTGTTCGGGTATATGAacgggtagggatttcactacttgaagtatataaaaaagCGTAGGGAAATCTGCCGTTTTGGtctgtaaaaataattaattatattgTCAATTGacgtttattttatttgcaaccATATTTGCTACAGGTCCGTTCCCTGAAAAACCAAAGATTCGCTCTCCCATGGTGACTGCAAGTGCGTCTTCCAACGCCAGTTTAATATGTTTGGTTGAAATTGATCCGGATGGCTGTGCAGATAGCCTAGAATTACAATGGAGGCATTTGCGTTTCAACAGTTCAGTGCTAATAAAAGGCGATGAAAAGTatgaaatacaagaaaagaAGACGGACACCAAGTGCAAAATAGAGTTTATCCTTACTATTAATAACGTCACTAAAGATGACGAGGCGAAGTACAGCTGTAACTCAGTCTGTAGAGTGGGTCCTGGAGTCGTAAAGTCGGCCACCATTGAGTTAAGAGTAGGAGGTGAAGAAGAAGGTAATTTAAAGGGTATCTCCGTAAAACCAGTAACAGGCCCGGAACACCCTCAGGACGCCCCCGGACACCCCATGACAGGCTAGACGCCCCGGAATaccctaaaaaatatatcaattaAGACTTGATTGGATCCATTGTGGGATTTGAAGTATTAACACGACTTGATGTCATggttttgaataaaacaatCAACGTCTGCTGCTCTTTTCTTTATGTCGGTGCTAGCAGGAGGGGGCAGGGAGGGGGTGTTTTGCTTACGGCGTAGCAATGATCCTGGAATTAAGTGTTTATCATAACATTACTGACATGTTCAGTACTGTGGTAACATCGCTGGCGCGCTGTTAATGTTCACAACCTTGTTTGAGACCTTAAATGCAACAGGCTGCCGGCCCAAATAAACGAGCCTCTTCACCACGTTTAATAGTGGTATTACCCTGTTAAGACTCTTGATCCTGAAACCATACCCTGCTGGGCGGcacattatacacttaatgtcagatcccgagggaaacagttagaaTTTGTTTTCCCGAAAGTccgtcctgatgtttcccgagacgaagtctaGGGAATCCTCagatcaggactcgagggaaaacaaaactaactggtttcccgagggacctgacattgagtattttgttgtatttctaaactttcacttcaacagcaagaaaagaataaccggagcgaaccaaaacagtcgactcggtacttgtAACACAAAgctaattctcaaaaccactgaatgagtgacttacaaagtactttccttatattatctgcatcttttttcttcactagctgcttgtttctcttctgggatagctttaaaaatcattgctttttaGTTTGAGTCTTCGTGCTTGTATTGTTCCATGGTGTTCCGGCACACTAATTACAACGCCAGAATGACCGATGGAATGTCGTAAGGTCGTTCGATCTGTTGTGTGTGTGATGTTACCGATTCaagtgaaacctcttcagcagtactttggcAAGGTTATAACGTTTTAGGACACAAAGTCAGTTCGTAGTTCGCCAACTTTTTACTCCGTCTTCTCACATTCTACACTAGTGCCCAGTACTGCTCAATGgtgtactatttatttagtatgtagttctaacttttgatcaTGAGTCTGTGTATggaatgaaacctcttcagcagaaCTTTCACATGATAccatttatttagtatgtagttctaaattttgagtctgtgcatgaaatcctatggtgtgaccattcaaatgaaacctcttcagcagatCTTTAACAATTGCAGTATTTTTTaattagtatgtagttctaacttttgagtctttggAGGAAATCCCATGGTATTAccactcaaatgaaacctcGAAGAAGAACGGCTTGTCCGTTCGAAACATTGGGAATATTcgtgtttttcttctttgctgttttgttattacaGTATATATATTGTCATTTTCCATGTCTTGTTATAGTGTTGGCAGTAAATGTAGTAAATATTGACTTACATGCAGAGGGTGGACGGACGTTCGGACATCCTGACCGtaacgtgattaccaaaatttctctcATCTTTAGGTTACAAGTTACAActtttacttacccatggttctcccCGAACCGAGCAGGACATTTTCGCTATCATAAGATAATGAAGAGAAACAGTTACGAGAATTAATTTTAACAATCCTGACAGTTTTTTACTCACTCCAGCCCCTCTACTGACTCTTTACGGAAATTTATGGTGATCAGAAAATGCTGAAGGTATATTCTTTATTTTCAGCTGTGCCGAACACGTCTTCAGATCCAACAGGTCAGTGAAAGTTGAATCATTGTGCTAACGAAGTAACTTTTGTAGTAACGGTCGAATTAAGTTACGCATTGTGACAATTGTTACATATCGCACTAACTGATTACACTGAGGGCAAAGAAAACCATCTCAGACCGACGAGAAACCCCAGTGGGTTTGTAGcagtgtttgttttatttagCTGGCTTCCCGAGCTTTTTAAGCAAGACAGCTCAAGATGAGGCTGTCTTCTGATTAGCTACCTGATTAGATACCTGAGCGGGCAACATTGGCCCATAAATCTCGCCCCTCGCAGGGGTGGCCCGCTGTGTCACGTGAGATAtatattgtttttaatattgGCAATATAAAAAGAATACAATTTAATTTCCCTGTCGTCTTCGATCACCaagtaacaaaaacataaaaaaactgtCGGTAAATGAATGACCGTTCTCCCACCTCCCCtctccaaactttggtttgggTGACAAAAGTTTCTCAGACAAATACAACATTGAAATGGGGAAGAGGGGAACTTTGTTGTAGTTTGATAAAATTGTATGATCTTCCGTCAACTAATGATTGCTCGAGGGTGTTGATTTGCGTTTCAGGGTCTTTTCTCTATAAAGAATTAAGGTATTAGTAGTCCGCTGAAATTAAATTTCCAAAATTGACTGCAACAGGTACTCCGTAACTGGATCAAATAACATTTCATGATCTTCCGCAGCGTTTGTAGCCGCCAAAAATGCCACGCCTTCCAGTCACAGGAGTTGGGTCCTGCCTATCATCATTATTTCATCAGCAATCGTCTTTGTGTCGATTGCGATAGCTACGCACTTCTTTATAAAGAAACAGCGCACCTATTCACCACATGGAGCGGGTGACCTTGAAGAAGGAATTATGAAGAGCAATAATCTTTTCATCAGTTACAGTTCAAAAGATGGTGCGTGGGTCAATGAAAATCTGATTCCCATTCTCGATAAACACTCAATATCCTACAGCATTCACACAAGAGATTTTGAGTTGGGAAAGCCCATTGTCCAAAACATGGCAGACAGCGTCTACAGCAGCCGCAAAGTTCTGATTGTCTTGTCCGACAACTATTTCGCCAGCAACTTCTGTCGAGAAGAGCTGCACATGGCCGTCCAGCGGGAGAAAGACGCTGCAGACTCCTCACTGATTCTGGTGGTGTTCAGTAAGTTAAAGATACAGAAGTTGCCAAGGGCGTTGAAAAGCAAAAAGTGTTGGCTTGATTTTGAGAAGCATAAGCGAGATTGGGAGAAGAAATTGTTGAGTGTAATACTAGATGGAAAAGCTTCTTAATTGTGTACCAAACTGAATTTTAGTCTTAATACTAGCTCTCAAGTAAGTGTCAGTGAGTGTCAGCAAGGCTCACAGCCAACCATATTATTCATTTCTTGTAAAGGCGACTCTCTATTCTTCATGGATCAACGCCTCATAGTTAAAAACACCAATGGAATCATAGTTTCCTGTGAATAAAGCTCGGGTATCTTATcatactagtaataaccaaacaTTAGTGAGTGCGCCGTTTGACAACGACCGAAGGTCCAAACGCTTCAGTTGCTCctcgctgtgctttgcgtacgTTTCGCGTGAGGAACTTACATGAAACACCGTGAAAATAATGTCTTTGATATACATGTACGATACTCGATTATTTAAATATCATATAAACCTTAGTGAACGTGAGTGGCAGTAAAATCCAGAGGAAAAGCAAGCAAAACCTTTAacatgtattattattcattcaaaatatttctccgatTCTGATTGACTAAAAGCAcaagcataattcaccataaccagctactgatgaccaaatttggaagaattttgcgattaatcaaccgaggacgtcaaaagtgcagcttccttgccggttaatgcaccgttaacccaGATGACctgtggacgaggttgagttgttttagttgtgaaaacaaaaatggcggacatttcactcgttttaagagtaagaactaggcggaataatagctaaaaatctggcaaaaacagcaagaagacaactcgaacaACTCTACTTCTCCtacttggagaatatttgcggagctgaacaaccctaaatgTGCAATATCGAAGATGatgatgtttttaaagtaggaattattttgaatgaataataaaacaattgttgaattcggctttcgtatcatatgaagaactATGGAGATCTCgaaggataacaccctcctcgatctccataattcttcatttgTACATGCAATCGT
The sequence above is a segment of the Porites lutea chromosome 3, jaPorLute2.1, whole genome shotgun sequence genome. Coding sequences within it:
- the LOC140929965 gene encoding uncharacterized protein codes for the protein MSTEHGSKIKFKVRCVASCTTAKVMKHQTRRGKVTYVDSGTCSSSPKEYTPDSRTEVCCAFRGWPLPRIIWRKIKPDAKRIVNGSDGFSLSEMLEGNDTLRSFLRISKSKDKHEGKYECIAENSIPGWPSPEPVIFELSLECPFPEKPKIRSPMVTASASSNASLICLVEIDPDGCADSLELQWRHLRFNSSVLIKGDEKYEIQEKKTDTKCKIEFILTINNVTKDDEAKYSCNSVCRVGPGVVKSATIELRVGGEEEAVPNTSSDPTAFVAAKNATPSSHRSWVLPIIIISSAIVFVSIAIATHFFIKKQRTYSPHGAGDLEEGIMKSNNLFISYSSKDGAWVNENLIPILDKHSISYSIHTRDFELGKPIVQNMADSVYSSRKVLIVLSDNYFASNFCREELHMAVQREKDAADSSLILVVFSKLKIQKLPRALKSKKCWLDFEKHKRDWEKKLLSVILDGKAS